A region of the Fusobacteria bacterium ZRK30 genome:
TTGCTTAGAAAATAAATTTTTTTATTATATTAAAATTTTAATTTAAATTTAAGGAAAAAGAAAAAAGGTGTTTATAAAATAGAGTGGTATAACATTAAGGATAAATTTTGTTTTAAATGTTTATTTAAATGATCACAAATTGATATTTAAAAAGAAAAATACAATTTGCTTTAGGTTTTAAAGTTATTTCATTTTTAAGTATTGAAGAATCGCGACTTAATTATTAATTAGTTTGATGCTCTAAATGTAGGTTGGACTGTATGTTTTACAAACACTTTGACGCAAAAGAGCTTAACAAAAGAGTGGAAATACTGTATAATGTTATTATAAAGTGAAATTAATAACTAAGAAATTATGGTTAACGTAATTGATTTATAATTAGAAGGAGGAGCAAAAATGTCTTGTAAAAACACGTTAAAGCAAGAATGTTTTAAACAATTAGATGAATTTATAATTGGATTACCTGAAAAAAATGGAGCACTAATATCAGTTCTACATAAGGCTCAAGAAATATTTGGATATCTTCCAACAGAGATCCAAGAGTTTATTGCTGATAGGTTGGACTTACCTTTAGCTAAAATATATGGAGTAGTAAGTTTCTATTCATTCTTTACGATGACTCCTAAGGGTAAATATCCTATCTCTGTCTGTATGGGGACAGCTTGTTTCGTAAGGGGAGCAGATAAGGTTTTAAAAGATTTAGAAAATAAATTAGGAATTAAAGCAGGGGAAACAACACTAGATGGATTATATTCAATAGATGCTTTAAGATGCGTAGGAGCTTGTGGATTAGCACCTGTTGTATTAGTTGGTGAAGAGGTATTTGGTAAAGATGAAGCCCGTGATATTGATGGGATCTTAGCAAAATTTAATTAAAGTGGGGGGATCAAGGATGTCTAAAAAGATAACTTCAATGGAAGAATTATTAAAAAAAGCAAAAGAGTGTGAAGAGTTAATAAAAATCAGAAAAAAATGAAAAGATTTAGAGGATATAATTAAGATAAAGGTGGGAGTATCATCGAAATATGAAGCTGCAATAAAAAATACCGACTTAGTTATAAAATCTATAGTTGATATGATTGAAGCGGAAGATATAGAAAATGTGGCTCTATATAAAACGGAATTTTTAGGGTATGGAGGAAAATTTCCAAGTTTAGAAATTATTATTCCTGATAAGGGAAATGTAGTTTTTGGAAATGTGGATTCTAAGGAAGCTATTAGATTGATAAAAAAATACCTTAAAGACACTTCTGAAATAGAGGAGTTTTTAGTAGACAATAACGGTACCAAAAGATGTAATCACTAATTTTAGGAGGTAAAATTGATGGCTTATAAGAAACATGTCCTAATTTGTGGAGGGACAGGCTGTTTATCATCAAAAGGTGGAGCGATAGCTGAGAATATAGAAAGCTTACTGGTAGAAAAAGGTATGAGTGAAGAAGTACAGGTAATCAAAACAGGATGTTTTGGATTTTGTGAAAAAGGACCAATCGTAAAGATCGTTCCTGACAATACATTTTATGTAGAAGTTAAGCCCGAGGATGCTGCTAGAATAGTAGAGGAAGACTTAATTAAGGGTGAAAAGATAGAAACTTTATTATTTAGAGACCCTGTTACTAAAAAAAGAATAGAAGATTCTGATCATATGGAATTTTATAAAAAACAACAAAGAATAGCTCTTAGAAACTGTGGATTAATAGATCCAGAAAATATCAATGAGTACTTTGGAAATAGAGGATACCAGGCATTAGGTAAAGTATTAACAGAGATGACTCAGCAAGAGGTAATCGATGAAATGAAGCTATCTGGTCTCCGTGGAAGAGGGGGAGGAGGATTCCCTACAGGTTTAAAATGGCAGTTTGCACTAAATAATGATGCAGATCAAAAATATGTAGTATGTAATGCAGATGAAGGAGATCCGGGAGCATTCATGGATAGATCTATCCTAGAAGGAGATGCACATTCTGTAATCGAAGCAATGGCAATTTGTGGATATTCTACTGGAGCAACTAAAGGATTAGTTTATATAAGAGCTGAATATCCATTAGCTATAAACAGATTGAAAAATGCCATGGCTCAGGCTAAAGAATATGGGATGTTAGGAGAGAATATCTTAAATTCAGGATTTGATTTCGATATCGAGATTAAATATGGAGCTGGAGCATTTGTATGTGGAGAAGAAACTGCACTTATTCATTCGATGGAAGGAGAAAGGGGAGAACCTACTTCAAAACCTCCATTCCCAGCTGAATCAGGATACTGGGGGAAACCGACAAATGTAAACAACGTTGAAACTTTTGCTAATATTCCAGAGATCATCTTAAATGGTGGAGAATGGTATAAAGGTATAGGAACGGAAAAATCATCTGGAACTAAGGTATTTGCTTTAGCAGGGAAAATAAATAACGTAGGTTTAGTAGAAGTACCTATGGGAACTACCCTTAGAGAGGTAATCTTTGAGATTGGTGGCGGAATTAGAAATGGAAAGAAATTTAAAGCTGTTCAAACAGGAGGACCATCTGGTGGATGTCTTACTGAAAAAGATTTAGATGTTAAAATTGATTTTGATTCATTGACGGCTATCGGATCTATGATGGGATCTGGTGGAATGATCGTATTGGACGAAGATGACTGTATGGTTTCTGTATCTAAATTCTATTTAGAATTTACAGTGGAAGAGTCTTGTGGAAAATGTACGCCATGTAGGATTGGAAACAAGAGATTATTAGAGATATTAGAAAAGATAACTAAAGGAAATGGAACTATGAAAGACCTTGAATTATTAAAAGAGTTATCTGAAACTATAAAGGATACATCATTATGCGGATTAGGTCAAACTGCTCCTAACCCTATCCTTTCAACTCTGAATAATTTCTGGGATGAATATGTAGCCCATGTAGTAGACAAAAAATGTCCGGCAGGATCATGTGAAGATCTATTAACTTATTCAATCAATGATAAATGTATCGGCTGTACCGCTTGTGCTAGAGTATGCCCAGTTAATTGTATTGCAGGAAAAGTTAAAGAAATGCATGTAATCGACGCTGAAAAATGTATCAAGTGTGGAGCTTGTTATGATAAATGTAAATTTGGAGCGATAGACAGAGGATAATCAAAATTAATAAGGATAGTGTCTTGGACCTGTTCTAAAAAAAGGGAGTGTGTAAAAACCAATGGAATTAATAAACATTATCATAGATGGTAAATCAATAGAAGTTCCCAAGGGAGCAACGATACTTTCTGCTGCTGAATCATTAGGAGTTTCTATTCCTACACTGTGTCACTTACAAATAGGTGAAAATGGATATAAAAATGATTGTGCATCATGTAGAATATGTGTTGTAGAGGTTGAAGGAAGAAGAAATTTAGCGCCTGCTTGTGCTACACCAGTTCATGAGGGAATGGTAGTAAAGACTAATACAATGAATGTAATGCAAAAAAGAAGAACTATAATGGAACTATTGCTATCGGATCATCCTAAGGATTGTTTATCATGTTCTAA
Encoded here:
- a CDS encoding NAD(P)H-dependent oxidoreductase subunit E, with amino-acid sequence MSCKNTLKQECFKQLDEFIIGLPEKNGALISVLHKAQEIFGYLPTEIQEFIADRLDLPLAKIYGVVSFYSFFTMTPKGKYPISVCMGTACFVRGADKVLKDLENKLGIKAGETTLDGLYSIDALRCVGACGLAPVVLVGEEVFGKDEARDIDGILAKFN
- a CDS encoding NADH-quinone oxidoreductase subunit NuoF; its protein translation is MAYKKHVLICGGTGCLSSKGGAIAENIESLLVEKGMSEEVQVIKTGCFGFCEKGPIVKIVPDNTFYVEVKPEDAARIVEEDLIKGEKIETLLFRDPVTKKRIEDSDHMEFYKKQQRIALRNCGLIDPENINEYFGNRGYQALGKVLTEMTQQEVIDEMKLSGLRGRGGGGFPTGLKWQFALNNDADQKYVVCNADEGDPGAFMDRSILEGDAHSVIEAMAICGYSTGATKGLVYIRAEYPLAINRLKNAMAQAKEYGMLGENILNSGFDFDIEIKYGAGAFVCGEETALIHSMEGERGEPTSKPPFPAESGYWGKPTNVNNVETFANIPEIILNGGEWYKGIGTEKSSGTKVFALAGKINNVGLVEVPMGTTLREVIFEIGGGIRNGKKFKAVQTGGPSGGCLTEKDLDVKIDFDSLTAIGSMMGSGGMIVLDEDDCMVSVSKFYLEFTVEESCGKCTPCRIGNKRLLEILEKITKGNGTMKDLELLKELSETIKDTSLCGLGQTAPNPILSTLNNFWDEYVAHVVDKKCPAGSCEDLLTYSINDKCIGCTACARVCPVNCIAGKVKEMHVIDAEKCIKCGACYDKCKFGAIDRG